The following coding sequences are from one Salmo trutta chromosome 36, fSalTru1.1, whole genome shotgun sequence window:
- the LOC115175683 gene encoding leucine-rich repeat-containing protein 3B, producing the protein MTPLDLWLSRSLPMCLLLQSLVLMALCFPSASMCPKGCVCQRARPDPGLHLGPGPLGLFLGLNVTCTGSRLKEIPPDLPPDTAVLRLDHNQIMAVPDHAFRGLRLLRELNLSHNAVETLEEGAFSGVEATLQVLDLSHNRITSVHKDAFTRLKARVLVDDNPWHCDCTLQQALGGMAHNHEAAARVLCRSSELQEQEGRHFLAVDTDLCNLAKRTTDYAMLVTMFGWFAMVISYVVYYVRQNQEDARRHLEYLKSLPSKPVKPNEVEDISTVV; encoded by the coding sequence ATGACTCCCCTGGACCTGTGGCTGTCCCGCTCCCTGCCCATGTGCCTGCTCCTCCAGAGCCTGGTCCTCATGGCCCTGTGCTTCCCCTCCGCCTCCATGTGTCCCAAGGGCTGCGTCTGCCAGCGGGCCCGACCCGACCCGGGCCTCCACCTCGGCCCGGGGCCCCTGGGGCTCTTTCTTGGCCTCAATGTCACCTGTACCGGGTCCCGGCTCAAAGAGATCCCCCCGGACCTGCCTCCAGACACCGCCGTGCTCCGCCTCGACCACAACCAGATCATGGCCGTCCCCGACCATGCCTTCCGGGGCCTGAGGCTGCTGCGGGAGCTCAACCTGTCCCACAATGCTGTGGAGACGCTGGAGGAGGGTGCCTTCAGTGGCGTGGAGGCCACACTGCAGGTCCTCGACCTCTCACACAACCGCATCACTAGTGTGCACAAGGATGCATTCACCCGGCTCAAAGCACGGGTCCTGGTGGATGACAACCCCTGGCACTGTGACTGCACCCTGCAGCAGGCACTGGGCGGCATGGCCCACAACCACGAGGCGGCTGCACGTGTCCTCTGCCGGAGCTCCGAGCTCCAGGAGCAGGAGGGCCGCCATTTCCTGGCGGTGGACACGGACCTGTGTAACCTGGCTAAGAGGACCACGGACTACGCCATGCTGGTGACGATGTTCGGCTGGTTCGCCATGGTCATCTCCTACGTGGTGTATTACGTACGGCAGAACCAGGAGGATGCCCGGCGACACTTGGAGTACCTTAAGTCGCTGCCCAGCAAGCCTGTGAAGCCCAACGAGGTGGAGGACATCAGTACTGTGGTGTAA